A single Sphingopyxis chilensis DNA region contains:
- a CDS encoding DUF1285 domain-containing protein, whose translation MVSPVPPVPKDFSQLSLAETVELLAARQLPPVEQWHPERTGDSAMEIRADGSWYHEGGRINRPAMVRIFSTILRREPDGSHALVTPAEKLGIAVEDMPFRAVEMKSEGDGAARKLVFRLDTDDLVIAGADHPLSFGNDAENPDPRLHVRGAIGNGLEARIDRALYYEIVEMALAEGMERPAIWSNGMCFPLVDA comes from the coding sequence ATGGTTAGCCCCGTCCCCCCGGTTCCCAAGGATTTTTCGCAGCTCTCGCTCGCCGAGACCGTCGAACTGCTCGCCGCGCGCCAGTTGCCGCCGGTAGAGCAATGGCATCCCGAACGAACCGGCGATAGCGCGATGGAAATCCGCGCCGACGGCAGCTGGTATCATGAAGGCGGGCGGATCAACCGGCCTGCGATGGTCCGGATCTTCTCGACGATTCTGCGCCGCGAACCCGACGGCAGCCACGCGCTCGTGACGCCTGCGGAGAAGTTGGGCATTGCCGTCGAAGACATGCCGTTCCGCGCGGTCGAGATGAAGAGCGAAGGCGACGGCGCGGCGCGCAAGCTCGTTTTTCGCCTCGACACCGACGATCTGGTGATCGCCGGCGCAGACCATCCGCTCAGCTTCGGCAACGACGCCGAGAATCCCGACCCGCGGCTGCACGTGCGCGGTGCGATCGGCAACGGGCTCGAAGCGCGGATCGACCGCGCGCTTTATTACGAGATCGTCGAGATGGCGCTCGCCGAGGGAATGGAGAGGCCCGCGATCTGGTCGAACGGCATGTGCTTCCCGCTGGTGGACGCCTGA
- a CDS encoding CoA pyrophosphatase — protein sequence MLSEKLRDALDNLLPDAGEDEAYLGTPTLRDAAVLIAFTDRPDPGVILTQRPQWLRSHAGQVAFPGGKIDPGDRDAIDAALREAEEEIGLSRRDVMIAGATEPYRSGSGYIITPVLGVIPPDLPLDPNPDEVEDWFEVPLDILFDPDNYARQHANWQGHDRHYYDMDWQGRRIWGVTAGIIINLARRLPAGWHR from the coding sequence ATGCTGTCCGAAAAGTTGCGCGACGCGCTCGACAATCTGCTTCCCGATGCGGGCGAGGATGAGGCCTATCTTGGCACCCCGACATTGCGCGATGCCGCGGTGCTTATCGCGTTCACCGATCGGCCCGATCCCGGCGTCATCCTGACCCAGCGCCCGCAATGGCTGCGCAGCCACGCCGGGCAGGTCGCCTTCCCCGGGGGCAAGATCGATCCGGGCGATCGCGATGCGATCGACGCGGCGCTGCGCGAGGCGGAAGAGGAAATCGGCCTCAGCCGCCGTGACGTGATGATCGCTGGCGCGACCGAGCCCTATCGATCGGGCAGCGGCTATATCATCACCCCGGTGCTCGGCGTCATCCCGCCCGACCTGCCGCTCGATCCCAACCCCGACGAGGTCGAGGACTGGTTCGAGGTGCCGCTCGACATATTGTTCGACCCCGACAATTATGCGCGCCAGCATGCCAATTGGCAGGGGCACGACCGCCATTATTATGACATGGACTGGCAGGGGCGGCGGATCTGGGGCGTGACGGCGGGAATCATCATCAATCTGGCGCGGCGTCTGCCCGCGGGATGGCATCGGTGA
- a CDS encoding CCA tRNA nucleotidyltransferase, protein MASVTVLPDAEWRERPGLRRIVAALTADGGAVKAVGGAVRDTLLGLPVADIDLATPLLPEEVTRRLEAADIKVIPTGIVHGTVTAIASGDHHEITTLRRDVETDGRRATVAFAEDWRDDAARRDFTINALYADPDTGVIDDWFGGLADLDAGRVAFIGDAAMRIAEDHLRILRFYRFAARFGRGNLDPASHAAVVTARQSLKSLSRERIADELLKILALPDPRAIVRQMAADGIFEVLLPELDAGFAAALDRLATNERTAAASIAPLRRLAALLPADAAVAETVASRLRLSTRQRKHLMALGGNRVDVARPIRQLAHAIGIEAARDVHLLAGDPAAVAALADWQLPQLPLKGGDIVARGIAAGPEVARILKAVEAQWVAEDFPGAARVGELVDQKIGRTSD, encoded by the coding sequence ATGGCATCGGTGACGGTGCTCCCCGATGCCGAATGGCGCGAGCGTCCGGGGCTCCGCCGGATCGTTGCGGCGCTGACCGCCGATGGCGGCGCGGTCAAGGCGGTCGGCGGTGCGGTGCGCGACACTTTGCTTGGCCTGCCCGTCGCCGACATCGATCTCGCGACCCCGCTCTTGCCGGAGGAGGTCACGCGGCGGCTCGAGGCCGCCGATATCAAGGTCATTCCGACGGGCATCGTGCACGGCACCGTCACCGCGATCGCCAGCGGCGACCATCACGAGATCACCACGCTGCGCCGCGATGTCGAAACCGACGGCCGCCGCGCGACGGTCGCCTTCGCCGAGGACTGGCGCGACGACGCCGCGCGCCGCGATTTCACGATCAACGCGCTCTACGCCGATCCCGATACGGGAGTGATCGACGACTGGTTCGGCGGGCTGGCCGACCTCGACGCGGGGCGGGTGGCCTTTATCGGCGACGCGGCGATGCGCATCGCCGAGGACCATCTGCGCATCCTGCGCTTCTATCGCTTTGCGGCGCGTTTCGGGCGCGGCAACCTCGACCCTGCCAGCCACGCCGCGGTGGTGACCGCGCGCCAGTCGCTGAAAAGCCTTTCGCGCGAGCGCATCGCCGACGAGCTGCTCAAGATCCTCGCGCTGCCCGACCCGCGCGCGATCGTCCGCCAAATGGCGGCGGACGGTATTTTCGAAGTGCTCCTCCCCGAACTCGATGCGGGCTTTGCCGCCGCGCTCGACCGGCTCGCGACGAACGAACGAACGGCCGCTGCATCCATCGCGCCGCTCCGCCGTCTCGCGGCGCTGCTGCCCGCCGATGCCGCGGTCGCCGAAACGGTCGCGAGCCGGCTCCGCCTCTCGACGCGGCAGCGCAAGCATCTGATGGCACTCGGCGGGAATCGCGTCGACGTCGCGCGCCCGATCCGCCAGCTTGCGCACGCGATCGGCATCGAGGCCGCGCGCGACGTCCACCTGCTCGCCGGCGACCCCGCCGCGGTCGCGGCGCTGGCGGACTGGCAACTTCCCCAACTGCCGCTGAAAGGCGGCGACATCGTCGCGCGCGGCATCGCCGCTGGCCCCGAAGTCGCACGCATTCTGAAAGCGGTAGAGGCCCAATGGGTGGCGGAGGATTTCCCCGGCGCGGCGCGCGTCGGCGAGCTCGTCGATCAGAAGATCGGTCGCACCAGCGACTGA
- a CDS encoding putative bifunctional diguanylate cyclase/phosphodiesterase, giving the protein MPIDRTGEDRPLLFVGWIDALPVPAALIRPMARGNFRLHASNAAFDRLSLSPVGADAPIELLRAIEWASQYPEESQEFSCQLGEGPAARDLRGSIGPLPTESGDDGLFLLTLIDRTQEMMTERNLRRELVSDSLTGLPNRAGFEELVEQRTRAEGAGGDHAILLLDLARFSRINEHIGPMAGDELIITVARRLKSSLRSGDILARTGGDEFAISTRIAGGRADVREMARRIRGCFDHPFRIGELKVSVDCALGCAIQPAIDTDIADQIRHAQIALKRAKQTDRIEIYEPEAAMLSDNRFGLETELRNAIEEDRLHLAFQPLIELSSGRVAGFEALARWDTSSGHAVSPTEFIPIAEDSGLIVPLGQWAIGKAAAVLAEWDKQNGGKVVDAYFSVNVSAIQLVRDDVAGVVRQALEKHRIGGERLMIELTESAIIGDPDLALSVLSELKALDARVAMDDFGTGYSNLAYLQRLPIDVLKIDRSFVEHMVDDRDKVAIVRTIQSLAEVLGMKTTAEGVETTDQARLLSALGCDFGQGFLFARPMDSKSALDYWRQSLVRPIF; this is encoded by the coding sequence ATGCCTATCGATAGAACCGGCGAAGACCGGCCTTTATTGTTCGTCGGCTGGATCGACGCGCTCCCTGTACCGGCCGCGCTGATCAGACCGATGGCGCGCGGCAATTTCCGGCTTCACGCAAGCAACGCCGCCTTTGATCGGCTGAGCCTGTCACCCGTCGGCGCCGACGCGCCGATCGAATTGCTGCGCGCGATCGAGTGGGCCTCCCAATATCCCGAGGAATCGCAGGAATTCTCCTGCCAACTTGGCGAGGGGCCCGCGGCGCGCGACCTGCGCGGGTCGATCGGACCGCTGCCCACCGAATCGGGCGACGACGGGCTGTTCCTGCTGACGCTGATCGACCGGACGCAGGAGATGATGACCGAGCGCAATCTGCGCCGCGAACTCGTATCCGACAGCCTGACCGGGCTTCCCAACCGCGCCGGGTTCGAGGAACTGGTCGAACAGCGCACCCGCGCTGAAGGGGCGGGCGGCGACCATGCGATCCTGCTGCTCGACCTCGCGCGCTTTTCGCGGATCAACGAACATATCGGCCCCATGGCGGGCGACGAGTTGATCATCACCGTGGCGCGCCGCCTGAAATCGAGCCTGCGTAGCGGCGATATCCTGGCGCGCACCGGCGGCGACGAATTCGCCATTTCGACGCGCATCGCGGGCGGCCGCGCCGACGTGCGCGAAATGGCGCGGCGCATCCGCGGCTGCTTCGATCATCCGTTCCGCATCGGCGAACTCAAGGTCAGCGTCGATTGCGCGCTCGGCTGCGCGATCCAGCCGGCGATTGACACCGATATCGCGGACCAGATCCGTCACGCGCAGATCGCGCTCAAGCGCGCGAAGCAAACCGACCGCATCGAAATCTATGAACCCGAAGCCGCGATGCTGTCGGACAATCGTTTCGGGCTCGAGACCGAGCTTCGCAACGCCATCGAGGAAGACCGGCTCCACCTTGCCTTCCAGCCGCTGATCGAATTGTCGAGCGGCCGGGTTGCCGGGTTCGAGGCGCTCGCGCGCTGGGACACCAGCAGCGGCCATGCAGTCTCGCCCACCGAATTCATCCCGATCGCCGAGGATTCGGGACTGATCGTCCCGCTCGGCCAATGGGCGATCGGCAAGGCGGCGGCGGTGCTCGCCGAATGGGACAAGCAGAACGGCGGCAAGGTCGTCGACGCCTATTTCTCGGTCAATGTCTCGGCGATCCAGCTGGTCCGCGACGATGTCGCCGGGGTCGTCCGCCAGGCGCTCGAAAAACACCGGATCGGCGGCGAGCGGCTGATGATCGAACTCACCGAAAGCGCGATCATCGGCGATCCCGACCTCGCGCTGTCGGTGCTGAGCGAGCTGAAGGCGCTCGACGCACGCGTCGCGATGGACGATTTCGGCACCGGCTATTCGAACCTCGCCTATCTTCAGCGCCTGCCGATCGACGTGCTCAAGATCGACCGCAGCTTCGTCGAGCATATGGTCGACGACCGCGACAAGGTGGCGATCGTCCGTACGATCCAGAGCCTCGCCGAAGTGCTGGGGATGAAGACGACCGCCGAAGGGGTCGAGACCACCGACCAGGCGCGGCTGCTGTCGGCGCTGGGCTGCGATTTCGGACAGGGTTTCCTGTTCGCGCGGCCGATGGATAGCAAATCCGCGCTCGACTATTGGCGTCAGTCGCTGGTGCGACCGATCTTCTGA